One Pseudocalidococcus azoricus BACA0444 DNA segment encodes these proteins:
- a CDS encoding DUF29 domain-containing protein: MTSVTNLAQIYATDEMEWLETTIYLLKNRRFETLDLENLIEELEDLGNEKRHAVESLVEQIIRHLLLAEFWDVERDKNINHWQAEIINFRTQLRKRLTNNLCHHLARNFESIYQDALKYVRAKTGFKVEFPASCPYTLEQVLDVNWFPKFFP; the protein is encoded by the coding sequence ATGACTTCTGTTACTAACTTAGCTCAAATCTATGCAACAGACGAGATGGAGTGGCTAGAAACAACGATTTACCTCCTCAAAAATCGTCGATTTGAAACTCTAGATCTAGAAAATCTGATTGAAGAATTGGAAGACTTGGGTAATGAAAAGCGTCATGCAGTTGAAAGTTTAGTTGAGCAAATTATCCGACATTTATTACTAGCTGAATTCTGGGATGTTGAACGGGATAAAAATATCAACCACTGGCAAGCAGAAATCATTAATTTCAGAACCCAACTCAGAAAACGATTAACGAATAATTTGTGTCACCACCTAGCCCGAAATTTTGAATCTATTTATCAGGATGCGCTGAAGTATGTCAGAGCCAAGACAGGATTTAAGGTTGAGTTTCCCGCAAGTTGTCCCTATACCCTTGAGCAAGTCTTGGATGTGAATTGGTTTCCTAAGTTCTTCCCTTAA
- the acs gene encoding acetate--CoA ligase, producing MVSTPIESILNEHRSFAPPEDFVANAVINSQAEYERLYAQAQANPETFWAELAAKELHWFQAWDQVLDWQPPHAKWFVNGKINISYNCLDRHLTTWRKNKAALIWEGEPGDSRTYTYAQLHREVCQFANVLKQLGVTKGDVVGIYMPMIPEAAIAMLACARIGAPHSVVFGGFSAEALRDRLNDAQAKLVITADGGWRKDAIVPLKEQVDKALGSDLVPSVANVLVVQRTKQTIPMLPGRDHWWHDLQKGASADCPAEPMDSEDMLFVLYTSGSTGKPKGVVHTTGGYNLYTHMTTKWVFDLNDMDVYWCTADVGWITGHSYIVYGPLSNGATTLMYEGAPRASNPGCFWDVIEKYGVTIFYTAPTAIRAFIKMGEHLPQARDLSSLRLLGTVGEPINPEAWIWYHRIIGQERCPIVDTWWQTETGGHMITSLPGAIPAKPGSATKPFPGILADVVDLEGNPVADNDGGYLVVRYPWPGMMRTVYGDDDRFRRTYWEHIAPKDGKYVYFAGDGARRDEDGYFWVMGRVDDVISVSGHRLGTMEIESALVSHPSVAEAAVVGKPDPVKGEEIVAFVTLENNVNVDEDLIKTLKQHVVSEIGALARPGEIRFSDALPKTRSGKIMRRLLRSLAAGEEISGDTSTLEDRSVLDKLREGA from the coding sequence ATGGTTTCCACACCGATTGAGTCCATTCTCAACGAACACCGCAGCTTTGCCCCACCGGAAGATTTTGTTGCCAATGCGGTGATCAACAGCCAGGCCGAGTATGAACGCCTTTATGCCCAGGCCCAGGCCAACCCCGAAACCTTTTGGGCCGAACTCGCAGCCAAAGAACTCCACTGGTTCCAGGCCTGGGATCAAGTCCTCGATTGGCAACCGCCCCACGCAAAATGGTTTGTCAACGGCAAAATCAACATCTCCTACAACTGCTTAGACCGACATCTGACAACCTGGCGCAAAAACAAAGCGGCGCTGATTTGGGAAGGCGAACCCGGAGACTCTCGCACCTACACCTATGCCCAACTCCATCGGGAAGTCTGCCAATTTGCCAATGTCCTCAAGCAACTCGGTGTTACGAAAGGGGATGTAGTCGGGATTTATATGCCGATGATTCCCGAAGCAGCGATTGCGATGTTGGCCTGTGCCCGAATTGGTGCGCCCCATAGTGTGGTTTTTGGTGGATTTAGTGCCGAAGCCTTGCGCGATCGCCTCAATGATGCCCAGGCCAAGTTGGTGATTACAGCCGATGGGGGTTGGCGGAAAGATGCGATTGTCCCGCTGAAAGAACAGGTGGATAAAGCCTTAGGCAGTGATTTAGTTCCCTCTGTGGCAAATGTCTTGGTGGTTCAACGCACGAAACAAACCATTCCGATGCTACCCGGCCGAGATCATTGGTGGCATGACCTACAAAAAGGGGCGAGTGCGGACTGTCCAGCAGAACCCATGGATAGCGAGGATATGCTGTTTGTCCTCTATACCTCTGGCTCAACTGGAAAACCAAAAGGGGTGGTGCATACAACCGGCGGCTACAATCTCTATACCCACATGACCACGAAATGGGTGTTTGACCTCAACGATATGGATGTCTATTGGTGTACCGCTGATGTGGGTTGGATTACGGGCCACAGTTATATCGTCTATGGGCCACTCTCCAATGGCGCGACAACCCTGATGTATGAAGGTGCGCCGCGGGCCTCCAATCCCGGTTGTTTTTGGGATGTGATTGAAAAGTATGGCGTGACGATTTTCTATACCGCTCCCACCGCAATTCGGGCCTTTATCAAAATGGGTGAACATCTGCCCCAGGCCCGTGACTTGTCCTCATTGCGACTCTTAGGCACAGTGGGCGAACCGATTAACCCCGAGGCCTGGATCTGGTATCACCGGATTATTGGTCAAGAACGCTGTCCGATTGTCGATACCTGGTGGCAAACGGAAACCGGCGGACACATGATTACCTCCCTGCCTGGAGCGATTCCGGCAAAACCTGGCTCGGCCACCAAACCTTTCCCTGGAATATTGGCGGATGTGGTGGATTTAGAGGGCAATCCTGTAGCTGATAACGATGGTGGTTATTTGGTGGTCAGGTATCCGTGGCCTGGGATGATGCGAACCGTCTATGGCGATGATGACCGTTTCCGCCGCACCTATTGGGAGCATATTGCCCCGAAAGATGGGAAGTACGTCTATTTTGCTGGGGATGGGGCCCGCCGAGATGAGGATGGCTATTTCTGGGTCATGGGCCGGGTGGATGACGTGATTAGTGTTTCTGGGCATCGCTTAGGCACCATGGAAATTGAATCGGCGTTAGTCTCGCATCCCTCAGTGGCCGAAGCAGCCGTGGTCGGTAAGCCGGATCCGGTGAAAGGGGAAGAAATTGTTGCCTTTGTCACGTTAGAAAATAATGTGAATGTGGATGAAGACCTGATCAAAACCCTGAAGCAGCACGTTGTCAGTGAAATTGGCGCGTTGGCCAGGCCGGGGGAAATTCGCTTTAGTGATGCTCTACCCAAAACCCGTTCAGGAAAAATTATGCGGCGGTTGTTGCGATCCTTAGCAGCGGGGGAAGAAATTTCGGGAGATACCTCAACCCTGGAAGATCGGTCGGTATTGGATAAGTTGCGGGAAGGAGCCTAG
- a CDS encoding DUF5615 family PIN-like protein: MKFLLDQDVYALTARFLVELGHDVVLVSQLGLSQASDEQILLTAQEQHRILITRDRDYGNLVFVKGFGCGVLYLRALPSTINAAHTELEKVIQTYSEQELAGAFIVIEPNGYRLRKPLS; the protein is encoded by the coding sequence GTGAAATTCCTCCTTGACCAAGACGTATATGCCTTGACAGCTAGATTTTTAGTTGAGTTGGGGCATGATGTTGTTCTAGTGTCTCAACTTGGTTTATCCCAGGCCAGTGACGAGCAGATACTTCTGACCGCCCAAGAGCAACACCGGATCCTCATTACAAGAGATAGAGATTATGGCAATCTGGTTTTTGTCAAAGGTTTCGGCTGTGGTGTACTTTATCTGCGAGCTTTACCATCCACAATCAATGCTGCCCACACTGAACTGGAAAAAGTGATTCAAACCTATTCTGAACAAGAACTTGCTGGTGCTTTTATTGTGATTGAGCCAAATGGTTATCGACTGAGAAAACCTTTATCGTAA
- a CDS encoding CdiA C-terminal domain-containing protein: MNPIAQNRIAYETAGTEYEKYYFDEQTGGYVLIHQGHNRGESFASEVFVAESLARQGNAVELVNERGEGKKFDAMVNGQDWEFKELKASTGNILSAVQAGVRKGKYQSGQIAYHVNRSLNPEELEMLNRGIKNALRWDKEKQVKVLMLVSYQGNSIALTRKELDYGKVFEGSHL; this comes from the coding sequence GTGAACCCCATTGCTCAGAACCGCATCGCCTATGAAACTGCTGGGACAGAGTATGAGAAATACTACTTTGATGAGCAGACTGGCGGCTATGTTCTCATTCATCAGGGGCATAATCGAGGGGAGAGTTTTGCCTCAGAAGTTTTTGTAGCAGAGTCTTTAGCGAGGCAAGGGAACGCGGTGGAGTTGGTGAATGAGCGAGGGGAGGGAAAAAAGTTTGATGCGATGGTTAATGGCCAAGATTGGGAGTTCAAGGAACTTAAGGCCAGTACAGGAAATATCCTCAGTGCCGTTCAGGCTGGAGTCCGCAAAGGGAAGTATCAGTCTGGTCAAATTGCCTATCATGTAAACAGAAGTCTGAACCCAGAAGAGCTAGAGATGCTGAATCGAGGCATTAAAAATGCTTTACGGTGGGACAAAGAGAAGCAAGTCAAGGTTTTAATGCTAGTTAGTTATCAAGGGAATTCAATCGCATTGACGCGCAAGGAGCTTGATTATGGCAAAGTCTTTGAGGGCAGCCATCTATGA
- a CDS encoding type II toxin-antitoxin system HicB family antitoxin, which yields MRQVIVYRDEDGYWIAECPSLKGCISQGQTKEEALANIKEAISGYVAALEVDGLPIPEETFETFMAVV from the coding sequence ATGAGACAAGTTATCGTATATCGAGATGAAGATGGCTACTGGATTGCGGAATGTCCGAGCCTCAAGGGTTGCATTAGCCAGGGGCAGACCAAAGAAGAAGCCTTAGCTAATATCAAGGAAGCAATCTCAGGCTATGTTGCGGCATTAGAAGTGGATGGCTTACCCATTCCAGAAGAAACTTTTGAGACATTTATGGCAGTTGTGTGA
- a CDS encoding ParE family toxin-like protein — translation MKSSVTKTFRKKIESLPVAIQKQAAKAYEFWRLDPYHSSLQFKRVSQHQPIYSVRISLNYRVLGLLEDNHIYWFWIGEHSEYEELLKRL, via the coding sequence ATGAAATCAAGCGTAACCAAAACATTCCGTAAAAAGATTGAATCACTCCCCGTAGCCATTCAGAAACAAGCAGCCAAGGCTTATGAATTTTGGCGGTTAGACCCCTACCATAGCAGCCTTCAATTTAAGCGAGTCAGCCAACATCAACCCATTTACTCTGTTCGGATCAGTCTCAATTATCGAGTATTGGGCCTGTTAGAGGATAATCATATTTACTGGTTTTGGATTGGAGAACATTCTGAATACGAGGAATTATTGAAGCGGTTATAA
- a CDS encoding restriction endonuclease, SacI family, whose amino-acid sequence MQALETTKDAIPLSSENIIKLIEQHLNLKGTSRLPVLIVVAAYNTAQKHLGETVASLHSHNAADSQTGAIGDIEITLVNDDKVITSYEMKDKRVSKEDIDRALQKLSVIQDKPDNYIFVTTDEITSEVQDYACSLYLETNGIEFVVLDCIGFIRHYLHLFHRLRTSFLEEYQKLILAESESSVSQPVKEAFLAMRHAVEGD is encoded by the coding sequence TTGCAAGCATTGGAAACCACAAAAGATGCAATTCCTCTTTCTTCGGAAAATATTATCAAGCTTATTGAGCAACATTTAAATCTAAAAGGAACCAGCCGTCTTCCTGTTCTGATTGTTGTCGCAGCTTACAATACTGCCCAAAAACATTTAGGAGAGACAGTAGCTTCACTTCACTCTCACAATGCCGCAGATTCTCAAACTGGAGCAATTGGAGATATTGAAATTACCCTTGTTAACGATGATAAAGTAATCACAAGTTATGAAATGAAAGACAAACGTGTCAGCAAGGAAGATATAGACCGTGCCTTACAAAAGCTTAGTGTCATTCAAGACAAGCCTGACAACTATATTTTTGTTACAACAGATGAGATTACATCAGAAGTACAAGATTATGCGTGTTCTTTATATCTGGAAACTAATGGCATAGAATTTGTCGTTCTTGATTGCATAGGTTTTATTAGGCATTACCTACACTTATTCCATAGACTGCGCACTAGCTTTCTTGAAGAGTATCAAAAATTAATCCTTGCTGAATCGGAAAGTTCTGTAAGTCAACCAGTGAAAGAGGCTTTTCTTGCAATGCGTCATGCAGTAGAAGGAGATTAA
- a CDS encoding DUF433 domain-containing protein — MERIKVDSQIHFGKPCIAGTRITVLNILELLNEGVPFAEIIQDYYPDLEVEDIQACLRYAIALVASEEIHLASA, encoded by the coding sequence ATGGAAAGAATTAAAGTTGATTCTCAAATCCATTTTGGTAAGCCTTGTATCGCTGGAACTCGGATTACAGTGCTGAATATCCTGGAGCTCTTGAACGAGGGAGTTCCTTTCGCCGAGATCATTCAAGACTATTACCCTGATCTTGAGGTTGAAGACATCCAGGCCTGCCTACGTTATGCCATCGCCCTAGTCGCATCTGAAGAAATTCACCTCGCCTCGGCCTGA
- a CDS encoding DNA adenine methylase, with the protein MSKVIAFGWYGGKYSHLDWLLPLLPKAIHYCEPFGGSASVLLNRLPSPIETYNDIDGELVNFFRVLRDQSDELIKLIGLTPFSREELRIAVEEPLSNASDLERARRFFVRARQVRTGLAQTASVGRWAHCKMTSRSGMAGAVSRWLGSVEGLSEIVQRLLRVQIECSSAIEVIQRYDNEETLFYCDPPYPHDSRSDKNAYGFEMNDSEHRELADVLKNVKGKVALSGYHCKLMNELYRDWDYIESPPKKAHSTNTSTDNLKQERTEVLWVNYEIQKQGETECQSHQKSLKLLFSE; encoded by the coding sequence ATGTCTAAGGTTATTGCATTTGGATGGTACGGCGGTAAATATTCACACCTTGATTGGTTACTTCCACTATTACCGAAGGCAATTCACTACTGTGAACCGTTTGGGGGAAGTGCGTCTGTGCTACTTAATCGTTTGCCATCTCCTATTGAAACATATAATGATATTGATGGTGAGCTAGTAAATTTTTTTCGTGTTCTTAGAGATCAATCTGATGAATTAATAAAGTTAATTGGACTTACCCCTTTTTCAAGAGAGGAGTTGAGAATTGCAGTAGAAGAGCCACTTAGTAATGCTTCTGACTTGGAGCGAGCTCGTCGTTTTTTTGTTAGGGCCCGACAAGTTAGAACGGGACTAGCACAAACAGCCAGTGTAGGACGTTGGGCACACTGCAAGATGACAAGTCGTTCTGGTATGGCAGGAGCAGTATCTCGATGGCTAGGTAGTGTAGAGGGGTTATCTGAAATTGTCCAGAGACTTCTCCGAGTTCAAATCGAGTGTTCATCAGCAATTGAGGTTATACAACGCTATGACAACGAAGAAACCCTTTTTTATTGCGATCCTCCTTACCCGCATGATTCCCGATCTGATAAAAATGCTTATGGCTTTGAAATGAATGATTCAGAACATCGAGAATTGGCAGATGTACTCAAAAATGTGAAAGGCAAAGTTGCGCTATCTGGCTATCACTGTAAACTAATGAACGAGCTATATAGAGACTGGGATTATATTGAATCTCCTCCTAAAAAAGCTCACTCTACCAATACAAGCACTGACAATCTTAAACAAGAACGAACAGAAGTACTTTGGGTAAACTATGAAATTCAAAAACAGGGAGAAACAGAATGCCAGAGCCATCAGAAATCCTTGAAGTTGCTTTTCAGCGAGTAG